The following are from one region of the Mannheimia granulomatis genome:
- a CDS encoding CPBP family intramembrane glutamic endopeptidase, whose product MSSSKIKNLNFIDIVVLAVIFFGTAVVSSLMDYYQLRQFGLVGPENLSINDMATYSAIITEAVLLILAGIYLHWRKFDFRVLDFTINRYTLPYTLLLVLSAGLVADIYQYLHAFIIPEHYPETAYAAPIIRYTPELILTSLFNGFFEEIFFMGLVFVAKPKILPKALAFSIFVRFIFHTYQGLAGALTITTLGLSFWFFRRRINMLVPFCLAHAVFDIFGLSTLRFLFLGEN is encoded by the coding sequence ATGTCTAGCTCAAAAATAAAAAACCTTAATTTTATTGATATTGTAGTATTAGCCGTGATCTTTTTTGGCACAGCGGTTGTTTCGTCTCTAATGGATTATTATCAGTTAAGGCAATTTGGGTTGGTAGGACCCGAAAATTTATCTATCAATGACATGGCAACTTATTCTGCTATTATTACGGAAGCTGTTTTATTAATTCTGGCAGGAATATATTTGCATTGGCGTAAATTCGATTTTAGAGTACTGGATTTCACCATAAATCGTTATACCTTGCCATACACACTCTTGCTGGTGCTGAGTGCAGGCCTGGTTGCAGATATTTATCAATACTTACATGCTTTCATAATACCTGAGCATTACCCTGAAACAGCATATGCTGCCCCAATTATACGTTATACGCCCGAATTAATATTAACGTCATTGTTTAATGGTTTTTTTGAAGAGATCTTTTTTATGGGGTTAGTATTTGTTGCCAAGCCTAAAATACTTCCAAAAGCACTGGCTTTTAGTATTTTTGTCCGTTTTATTTTTCATACTTATCAAGGATTAGCAGGAGCTTTAACCATTACTACCCTTGGACTTTCATTTTGGTTTTTTCGCCGTAGAATTAATATGTTGGTGCCTTTTTGTCTGGCACATGCAGTATTTGATATTTTTGGATTAAGTACACTTAGATTTCTATTTTTAGGCGAAAATTAA